Genomic DNA from Shewanella woodyi ATCC 51908:
ACCGCTTAGTTAACGCCTAAGCGGTTTTTTTCAACTTGATATGTAAATATTAAAGCTTATTCACCGCTTCATACAAAGCTTGCTTTAACTCTTCATTACGCAGTTTACCGGCTTCCATATCAAAGTTATCAAAGAAACTCGGGATAGATAAACTCGCTTTAACATCCCCAGCAAAGTGTGGCGCAGAACCTTTTGCAGCCGTTAATACGGTATTGGCGCCACCGGGTCCTGGGGAGGTCGAAAGTAGTACCATAGGTTTGTTTTGAAATACTTTTTGATCGATACGAGAGGTCCAATCGAACAGGTTCTTGTAAGCCGCCGTGTACGAGCCATTGTGCTCAGCAAATGAGATGATAATGCCATCAACTTCGCCTATTTTTGCAAAAAAACGCTGTGCCAACTCAGGGTGACCTAACTCATCTTCCCTATCTTGACTGAAAAGTGGCATCTCATAATCATTAATATCGAGTATCTCTACGTCGGCTCCTTCAACGAGTGAAGCTGCGTAGGTGGCAAGTTGCTTATTGATAGATTTTGAGCTGCTGCTGGCAGCAAGGGCTAATAGTTTCATGGGCTTCTCTCTTAATTAGTCATCATTCATTAAAAAGGCGAGCTGCTGTCACTGAACGACAACTAACAACTCAATGAGAAGCAGTGTATATTAACATTCAATTAAGATTAATAACCTCAATTTATAAAGACTATTTCCATATGACTATGAATAAGCTGTTTGATGGCGTAGTGATCTTCACCCAAGTGGTCAAAAGTGGTGGCTTTTCTGCGGCGGCTGAAGCCTTAGGCCATTCCACCTCTTACGTCAGCAAAGAGGTGAACAAGCTTGAAAGTCGCCTAGGGGTAAGACTGCTTAACCGAACAACACGCTCTATTGGATTAACCCCAGAGGGACAAGCCTACCATCAGCAATGCCTTCAACTTGTTCAGGACGCAGAACAAGCGGTTCAACTCATCACTCAACATGATGTCAGCCCAAAGGGGCACTTAAAAATCAGCAGTCCAGTGGGGTTTGCCAATAACTATCTGCGGCCTATATTGAGCCAATATATGCTGAATTATCCTAATGTAAATTTAGAGTTAGATCTTAATGATCGCCGTGTCGATGTGATAAGCGAAGGCTATGACTTAGTGATTCGAGCATCACAGAACTTAGATGAATCTAGCTTAATCTGCCGTAAAATATACTCTTGCAAAGCCTACACAGTAGCAACGCCAGAATACCTTTCCAAACATGGACGCCCCTATCACCCTCAGGAGTTAGCTAAACATAACTGCCTTTGTTACTCCAACCTAAAACTACCCACGCGTTGGCACTATAGCGACAAGCAAGGTAAGAGCTTTTTCGTCGATGTTAGACAAAAAGTTCTTTGTAATAGCGGTGAGATGGAGTTTGCAATGACCTTAGATGGTTTAGGGATCTGCCGCTTACCTGAGTTCTATCTGCAAGATACCCTAGAGACAGGCAAGCTTGAGATCCTCTTTCCCCAGTATCCAACGACAGACATAGATGTGTTTGTGGTTTACCCAAGTCGTAAGCACCTATCACCTAAGGTCAGGGCCTTTATCGATTTGGTCGTCGAGCGACTTCCAAACCGATGATATAGGTCAACCTCTTGCAGGAACGGTAACAAGTGGATCTTCTGAGTGAAGAAGCGCTACTTACTAGAATACAGTAACTCATCAAGTGTTGTTTCTGTTAACTCATAGACTCCATGAAGAAGTCCACTGAATTGCTGACTTTCGCTCTTACAGATAGAGAATACAACTTGAGAGTGTTTATCTGAATAGATTGTATATTCTCCTCCTATAATCTCAACGCCGGCTAGGTCGAGTCGACTACCTGATAATGAGATCGCTTTATCCCCCTTAATGACCCCATTAGTAATACGAATTACGGATTCATCTGCCTTCAGTGCAATACGATGACTCACCAATAAAAGGTTCTCAACTTCAACTAAGGAGTCATTCGCCTCTAGACTAGTTGCAGTCACCTCTTTCAACTTGATATTGGTACATTGATTTAAAATAATTGCATCAAAATTACCGCTATAGGTCATATTAGCTTTATTATCACAAACAAGATCTCCTTGGCTCTTATCTGTTTTACCTTTCTCCACAATTGACTCTTTAACAGTTTTTGAGGCAAGCGCGTGTTGCAATTCAACCATAAACTCTTGGGGATGACTTTTCATTGGTACATGAGAGGCATTTTCGATGATTACTAAGCGTGCACTTTCAATATTGGCAGACAGAACTTTTGCCGTTCTTATAGGCGCAACAGTATCCTTCGCTCCCCAGATAATCGATGTATCGACAGTTAAATTTCTTACTGCCGAGTTAAAATCCTCTTCAACCAAACTCAGTGCAGCATTGATATTAGGTGAGTTCGACAACAATGCATTCCAAGTCACATCATTACCGTGTAAGAAATCGGATGCAGGATCATGCAAGGTGCCTAACTCAACCAGAGATGAGCCAAAGTCATTAACCTGCGCTATGGTTTTTTTAAGCATATTCGGAACCAATGACTCATCAAAAGGAAGCTCGCTAATATGTTTAACAAAGGCCGTTTTTTCAAGCACTCCTGCAACGTCGATTAACACAAGCTTATCCACACTGTTTGGATACATGGATGCAAACCTGAGGCTTATCGCGCCTCCCATCGAATGGCCAACGAGAGTGATAGGCGAGTCTACATATTGGTTCAGAACAGCATTAAGCACTTTTGCATAATTTGTTGGCGTGTAACGCCCTTGGGGAACACCTGATAAACCAAAGCCTGGCAGATCAACTGCAATAACATGATATTGCTCAGCTAATTTAGGAATTAGATTAAACCAATCTTTCATTCCTAGCTCACCAAGGCCATGAACCAAAACTATGGTCTTTCTGTGTTGAACACCATCTTCTAAAATGACCATTTGGCTATTAAAAATTGGCTCATTGAAATAGGAGTAATGCCAGTTGGCAGGTACATCCAAAGGCAGAGGCTTAGCGAGTGCCAGCTCTTCCGTTTTGTCATCTAAAGAGAACTCAGTGGTGATTTTATTTTCGACCTCCTTATAACCTGATTTCACTTTATCCAGCCAAGAATCAGCAGAGAGAGTTTCTGTACTGGCAACAACCAGTAACATCAATAACATGTAACGATAAATAGTATCTATCCGCACTTCTTTTCCCTAAAGAGCAAACCAACAAAAACAATACAGAGTAATAATAAAAAAATAAACATACCCCTTTATCAGACAACTCATCTATCAGCACCTTTTTACAGCCCAATAAATAGACACGTAGCTTATCTAAACTAAAAAATACTCTACAAACACATGGTAGAATGTTGAATAGTTTGAGATCTCTTTGTTACTGTTTTCTTAAACTCGCGATTACGCAATTCCAAAATATGAGTGTTTCAGACAATTTTCTTTAGGACGTCTTAAAGTGATAAAAAAACTCTTTACCATGACTAGCTCATCTCAGATGTTAGTCGCCATGTTTATCGGTTTCGGCGTCGGGATCTTTTTCGGTGAATCTGTTGGTTGGTTAAGCACCGTAGGTAATGCCGTTATTTTATTGATGCAGATGACAGTACTTCCCTATATTTTAGTCTCACTCATCGGCGGCATAGGTAAGCTGAAAAAGAGTACCGCGACCCTTATTTTTAGTCGTGCCGGCCTTATTATGCTTCTGCTCTGGCTTTTGGCTTTAGTGACCATTGCACTGATGCCGCTCTCCTTTCCCTTTGTTGAATCCGCCTCATTCTTCAGTACCAGCAGCATAGAGCCTGCTACGGCCATAGACTACTTTAAGCTCTATATTCCCTCTAACCCGTTCGAGTCGATGGCAGCAGGATATGTCCCCGCTATGGTGGTGTTTAGCATCGCCATGGGCTTAGCGTTAATTGGCATGGAGGGGGAGCATAAACAGCAGATATTAACCTTTATGCACACCAGCGGTGAGATATTTTCCCGCATCACTAGAGGTTTGGTAAAGGTACTCCCTATCGGTATTTTTGCTATGTCAGCATCGGCAGCCGGTACCATGGGGGTGGATGAATTTGCCAGTATGCAGGTCTACCTTATCAGTTACTTCGTACTCTGTTTACTACTGACATTCTGGATCTTGCCTTGGATAG
This window encodes:
- a CDS encoding alpha/beta fold hydrolase, translated to MRIDTIYRYMLLMLLVVASTETLSADSWLDKVKSGYKEVENKITTEFSLDDKTEELALAKPLPLDVPANWHYSYFNEPIFNSQMVILEDGVQHRKTIVLVHGLGELGMKDWFNLIPKLAEQYHVIAVDLPGFGLSGVPQGRYTPTNYAKVLNAVLNQYVDSPITLVGHSMGGAISLRFASMYPNSVDKLVLIDVAGVLEKTAFVKHISELPFDESLVPNMLKKTIAQVNDFGSSLVELGTLHDPASDFLHGNDVTWNALLSNSPNINAALSLVEEDFNSAVRNLTVDTSIIWGAKDTVAPIRTAKVLSANIESARLVIIENASHVPMKSHPQEFMVELQHALASKTVKESIVEKGKTDKSQGDLVCDNKANMTYSGNFDAIILNQCTNIKLKEVTATSLEANDSLVEVENLLLVSHRIALKADESVIRITNGVIKGDKAISLSGSRLDLAGVEIIGGEYTIYSDKHSQVVFSICKSESQQFSGLLHGVYELTETTLDELLYSSK
- a CDS encoding NADPH-dependent FMN reductase; the protein is MKLLALAASSSSKSINKQLATYAASLVEGADVEILDINDYEMPLFSQDREDELGHPELAQRFFAKIGEVDGIIISFAEHNGSYTAAYKNLFDWTSRIDQKVFQNKPMVLLSTSPGPGGANTVLTAAKGSAPHFAGDVKASLSIPSFFDNFDMEAGKLRNEELKQALYEAVNKL
- a CDS encoding LysR family transcriptional regulator, yielding MTMNKLFDGVVIFTQVVKSGGFSAAAEALGHSTSYVSKEVNKLESRLGVRLLNRTTRSIGLTPEGQAYHQQCLQLVQDAEQAVQLITQHDVSPKGHLKISSPVGFANNYLRPILSQYMLNYPNVNLELDLNDRRVDVISEGYDLVIRASQNLDESSLICRKIYSCKAYTVATPEYLSKHGRPYHPQELAKHNCLCYSNLKLPTRWHYSDKQGKSFFVDVRQKVLCNSGEMEFAMTLDGLGICRLPEFYLQDTLETGKLEILFPQYPTTDIDVFVVYPSRKHLSPKVRAFIDLVVERLPNR